A window of Paraburkholderia sp. ZP32-5 genomic DNA:
CGTCCGCGAGGCCCCACGCAAGATTGCAGCCGAGCGCGGCGAAGAAGAGCTTGCGTCCGGCATCGTCGCCGGCGGTGGCGGCCTTGACCGCGCCGACGAAAGTCAACGCCATGAAGAGCCCAAAACACAGCTCGGTCACGCGATCGACTGTATTGAGAATCGGCTGACGCTTTTCGGGTACCGGTTGCTGGATCGACGGGGCGGTATTCATGGCACCTCGACCTCCTGATTCCTGCTGGCGCGTCTGCCCGATCGCGTGCTTACGAACGCACGGCCTGGGCGCCCTCGATGAGGCGCGGCACGCAATAGAGCCTGGAGTGTCTGCAGATATTTGGCGCGCGCGGGTGGCGTTTCCATGATGTCACACCCGTGTGGATTGGAAATGAGCCCATGGTCCTATAGCCGGTCGTCGGTGCGGCGAGGGAAGCGGGGGCGTCCCTTTCGTCAGCCGTCAGTCCTGCTCCAGCCGCCGGCGAATAGTAGGCACGAGCCGATCGAACGGCAGCGTACTGGCCGCAAGCGCAACAGTATCGGGAAACTGCTCCCGCGCGATATCGGTCAGCACCTGCCCCGGCGGCGCCTCGACCAGCACGCTCGCGCCGATCTCCCGCATCGCCGTCAGCGCATCGAACCAGCGCACCGTGTAGCGCATATTGGTGGCGAGATCCTCGCGAATCGCCTCGGCCGAATACAGCGGACGTCCGCCGCGATTGCCGATATAGATGTCGCGAGGCCGTTGAAAAGGCAATTCACGCGACCAGGCGAGCAGTTCATCGCTGGCCTGTGCGAGCAGTTCGCAATGGGACGGCACGCTGACCGCAAGCCGCGTCGCTTTACGCGCGCCGGCCGCCAGGGCCCGCGCAATGAATGCATCGAGCGCATCGTTGGCACCGGCGATCACGATCTGGCGCGGCGCGTTCACGTTGCCGATATATACGCGTTGCCGCGCTTGTTGCCCCACTTCATCCGCGTGTTGCGCGGCCAGCGTTTCCGTCTGGTGTTCGGTCAAACCGGCGATCGCCGCGAGTCCATATCCCGACGGATAAGCCGCTTCCATCAGCTCGGCGCGGCGCCGCACCATCGTCAATGCATGACGAAATTCGAGCGCGCCGCAACTCACCGCCGCCGGATACGCACCGACCGACAGGCCCGCGCTAATCTGCGCCGTCAAGCCCTGCTCGGCGAGCGCTCGCGTCAGCGCGACGCCCGAGATCGTCAGGCCGATTTGCACCGCAACCGTCGAATCTAATGCGGGACCG
This region includes:
- the mdcH gene encoding malonate decarboxylase subunit epsilon, with product MLALLFPGQGAQSEGFLHRLPQHRVVNDTLAEASDVLGLDVLTLDTGPALDSTVAVQIGLTISGVALTRALAEQGLTAQISAGLSVGAYPAAVSCGALEFRHALTMVRRRAELMEAAYPSGYGLAAIAGLTEHQTETLAAQHADEVGQQARQRVYIGNVNAPRQIVIAGANDALDAFIARALAAGARKATRLAVSVPSHCELLAQASDELLAWSRELPFQRPRDIYIGNRGGRPLYSAEAIREDLATNMRYTVRWFDALTAMREIGASVLVEAPPGQVLTDIAREQFPDTVALAASTLPFDRLVPTIRRRLEQD